The following coding sequences are from one Rhineura floridana isolate rRhiFlo1 chromosome 2, rRhiFlo1.hap2, whole genome shotgun sequence window:
- the LOC133378236 gene encoding uncharacterized protein LOC133378236 — protein MAPAPTHFYQGFIELPFLWSVIALWCALLGSGSTMKGTPPPSTSGSTVKVTQGPPFASFLQEMNLTFSCSHSDSSSYNFFWYRQLPGEKELQQIGAFYFHSDMLTEELKKHNPKDWLRGEWLEKGKKMKLVLQGLQPSDTGLYLCSARATVREAGTGAGAKVSASNKYPQLLLCAAEKAKALTPHNQWASWRHTLQLGYTSKLSTSNLTHTKPALCRACHH, from the exons ATGGCTCCTGCACCAACTCACTTCTATCAAGGGTTCATTGAACTCCCCTTCCTCTGGTCTGTCATTGCTCTGTGGTGTG CTTTGCTGGGCAGTGGATCCACAATGAAAGGGACCCCCCCACCCTCTACTAGTGGATCTACCGTGAAGGTGACCCAGGGACCACCCTTTGCCAGCTTCTTGCAAGAGATGAACCTGACATTCAGCTGCTCGCATTCCGATAGCTCAAGCTACAATTTCTTCTGGTATCGCCAGCTGCCTGGGGAGAAAGAGCTACAACAGATTGGGGCGTTCTACTTTCATTCTGATATGCTGACCGAAGAGCTCAAAAAACACAACCCAAAGGACTGGCTGAGAGGAGAATGGttggaaaaaggaaagaaaatgaaacTTGTTCTTCAAGGTCTGCAGCCTAGTGACACAGGGCTGTATTTGTGTTCTGCAAGGGCCACGGTGAGAGAGGCAGGAACTGGGGCTGGTGCAAAAGTGAGTGCCAGCAACAAATACCCCCAGCTCCTCTTATGTGCTGCTGAAAAAGCTAAGGCACTCACTCCCCACAATCAGTGGGCAAGCTGGCGTCATACTCTACAACTAGGTTACACAAGCAAGCTCAGCACCAGCAACCTCACTCACACGAAGCCAGCACTATGCAGAGCCTGCCACCACTGA